Proteins co-encoded in one Juglans regia cultivar Chandler chromosome 16, Walnut 2.0, whole genome shotgun sequence genomic window:
- the LOC109022132 gene encoding integrator complex subunit 3 homolog, whose translation MASNLIQVASYEAENQTELSLRQAFELLKPKLRPPFALTIPDQQEYDQLNRAIVYGFLCEPHNAKTHIKHLHALVTDGYALFVHLLVKVVQELYTKLVDSVKKQLVWVAKEMIDVSGVGVDGLLVCLLRQIVGGDFSEGNLWLCSELVRIFLAKWDCLLEEEPLVLTSALYTYLRLLADHCMLVNNVNLEALKQLEIDFCVKVVREQFHLCLRIGRDFIRVLQDLVHMPEFRAIWKDLVLNPSKFKTPGFSDISQFYHTRTSSRYSLLRITPEMETQLRFLLTHVKLGSQSRHLEWFAKKFLCGVERETLLSDIVRFICCAHHPTNEIIQSDVVPRWVVIGWLMRLCRKNHVGANMKLALFYDWLFFDERVDNIMNIEPAMLLMVYSIPRYIDMTHTLLEFLFLVLDSYDLQHNDIIVRGVSSAFSVLLRKGVIQSFDVLTSSDAISPFLRERLGRFLSGRKMGFIKDLQPENYPHNFLTPLTLPKSSCVETVAPSLKGQLTCTQEDGFATKPVDSSVPSIVTGEHQVVSADNLVQNFGEKIKKLCVVGCQTLEEKLYSFLNLNNQKTMSRTICNEVLSSTISKEFELNGYKIFSLLQYLPDNLDCDDEIGSATALLIRACIFSQPKMQDMLLSWSRNGFSVGARLLSYASRLAYEASMADCLGDTMVDKDSAKRSDLPLLIFHIDGYISFLQGEKESSFSALVSTANIDNKVVSQLVNSAFAAYRSFLECSRTILYKDDDTSLTKLLISDLMSCAEWGRKRLKSLFCGVFHHLPDLSIGKEDMIKLLVSRLDHTGLVDVQFEIGLKKLSVFGENTETILHLIESSLDWSCLEQRNFWGLIRSELAASKVQLEKVILEFFCSDELDTKRVAIAVEGLLTLCCCCAPTPELVGAIMLLPSNAFHDFAAAVLATWVVSNATMLFDSLADFSEKFDSKTRDSNLPNSAGIVVNHSAILWLFNNFDAKGMNGSDILRKLSLDIPDKK comes from the coding sequence ATGGCCTCAAATCTCATCCAAGTCGCTTCCTATGAAGCTGAGAACCAGACAGAACTCTCTCTAAGGCAAGCCTTTGAGCTTCTGAAACCTAAACTAAGACCCCCATTTGCGTTAACAATCCCAGATCAGCAAGAATATGACCAGCTCAACCGGGCCATTGTTTACGGGTTTTTATGTGAACCCCATAATGCCAAAACCCATATTAAGCACCTACATGCACTTGTCACTGATGGATATGCCTTATTTGTCCATTTGCTTGTCAAGGTTGTTCAAGAATTGTACACAAAACTTGTTGACTCGGTGAAAAAACAGTTGGTTTGGGTTGCTAAGGAGATGATTGATGTCTCCGGGGTAGGGGTTGATGGACTTTTGGTGTGCTTACTGAGGCAAATTGTTGGTGGAGATTTTTCTGAGGGGAATCTGTGGCTGTGCTCTGAGTTGGTGAGAATCTTTTTGGCCAAATGGGATTGCTTATTAGAAGAGGAACCACTAGTTCTTACTAGTGCTTTATACACGTATCTTCGGTTATTGGCTGATCATTGTATGTTAGTGAATAATGTGAATTTAGAGGCATTGAAGCAGTTGGAGATTGATTTTTGTGTCAAAGTAGTAAGGGAGCAGTTTCATTTGTGTTTGAGAATTGGGAGGGATTTTATTAGAGTTCTTCAAGATTTGGTACACATGCCCGAGTTTAGAGCTATATGGAAAGATTTAGTATTGAACCCAAGCAAGTTTAAGACTCCAGGATTTTCTGATATTTCACAGTTCTATCACACAAGGACTTCAAGTCGGTATTCTTTACTTAGGATTACCCCAGAAATGGAGACCCAATTGCGGTTTTTACTCACACATGTAAAGTTAGGGAGTCAGTCGCGGCACCTGGAATGGTTTGCTAAGAAGTTTCTCTGTGGGGTGGAGAGAGAGACTCTTTTGAGCGACATTGTTCGGTTTATATGTTGTGCACACCACCCAACTAATGAAATTATTCAGTCAGATGTTGTTCCGAGATGGGTAGTTATTGGTTGGCTTATGAGACTTTGTAGGAAAAATCATGTTGGAGCCAATATGAAGCTGGCTTTATTTTATGATTGGCTCTTTTTTGATGAAAGAGTAGATAATATTATGAACATTGAACCTGCAATGCTACTGATGGTATATTCCATTCCCAGATACATCGACATGACTCACACCCTTCTCGAATTTTTGTTTCTCGTCTTAGACAGCTATGATTTACAACATAATGACATTATAGTTAGGGGTGTGTCATCAGCTTTCAGTGTGCTTCTTAGGAAAGGAGTGATTCAGTCTTTTGATGTTTTGACTTCTAGTGATGCAATTTCTCCTTTTCTGAGGGAGAGGCTTGGAAGGTTTTTGTCTGGTAGGAAAATGGGATTTATTAAAGACCTGCAGCCAGAAAATTATCCTCACAACTTTTTGACACCTCTGACCTTGCCAAAATCATCCTGTGTGGAAACTGTGGCACCATCACTGAAAGGGCAACTTACCTGCACCCAGGAAGATGGGTTTGCCACCAAACCAGTTGATTCTTCTGTTCCATCCATTGTGACTGGTGAACACCAAGTTGTTTCTGCCGATAATTTAGTTCAAAATTTTGGGGAAAAGATTAAGAAGTTGTGTGTAGTAGGCTGTCAGACCTTGGAGgagaaattatattcatttctGAATCTTAACAATCAAAAAACAATGAGCCGTACAATATGCAATGAAGTTTTATCTTCTACAATATCAAAGGAATTTGAGTTGAAtggttataaaatattttctttacttCAATATCTTCCAGATAATCTTGACTGTGATGATGAAATAGGATCTGCCACTGCCTTACTTATACGTGCCTGTATCTTTTCTCAACCTAAGATGCAGGACATGCTTCTATCCTGGTCAAGGAATGGCTTTTCGGTGGGAGCACGATTACTATCTTATGCATCAAGACTAGCTTATGAGGCATCCATGGCAGATTGTTTGGGTGATACAATGGTCGATAAAGATTCTGCTAAAAGAAGTGATTTACCTTTATTGATCTTTCATATTGATGGGTATATTTCTTTTCTGCAAGGTGAAAAGGAGAGTTCTTTCTCAGCTCTTGTTTCTACTGCAAATATAGACAATAAGGTAGTCTCACAGTTGGTAAATAGTGCTTTTGCTGCTTACAGAAGTTTTCTTGAGTGTTCAAggactatattatataaagatGATGATACATCTCTGACGAAGCTCCTCATTTCTGACTTAATGTCTTGTGCTGAATGGGGGaggaaaagattgaaaagtttgTTCTGCGGTgtttttcatcatcttcctgATTTGTCCATTGGTAAGGAAGACATGATCAAGTTACTTGTTAGTCGGTTGGATCACACCGGTCTAGTTGATGTACAATTTGAAATTGGCTTGAAAAAACTCTCTGTATTTGGTGAGAACACCGAAACCATTTTGCACTTAATAGAGAGCTCTCTTGATTGGAGCTGTTTGGAGCAACGTAATTTCTGGGGGTTGATTAGATCGGAGCTTGCTGCTTCCAAGGTTCAACTAGAGAAGGTGATTTTGGAGTTTTTCTGCTCAGATGAACTGGACACTAAAAGAGTTGCCATTGCAGTTGAAGGCCTTCTGACACTATGCTGCTGTTGCGCACCCACTCCTGAGCTTGTTGGGGCAATCATGTTATTACCTAGTAATGCGTTCCATGATTTTGCTGCTGCTGTTTTAGCAACATGGGTCGTGTCTAATGCCACGATGTTATTTGATAGCTTAGCTGATTTTTCTGAGAAGTTTGATAGCAAGACTAGGGATTCTAATCTTCCCAATTCGGCTGGGATTGTGGTGAATCATTCTGCCATTTTATGGTTATtcaataattttgatgcaaaagGGATGAATGgctctgatattttgagaaAACTCTCCCTAGATATTCCAGACAAAAAGTAG